DNA from Mustela erminea isolate mMusErm1 chromosome 18, mMusErm1.Pri, whole genome shotgun sequence:
ATGATTTAAAAAGTATGCAATTAGTGCTAAATTATTTGACGCAACTATTTAGAATAAATAGGGATTGGAGAAAGGAGGGTCTTTGTGGGCTGGGGTAGTTGGAGAAGTCTCCATGGAAAAGGAGACTCTTGAGCTTCCCTCCTGCAGAATAATAAGGATTGGAAGTGTTGGGGATGGCTGGGGAAGGTCTTACAGGTGAGCAGATAGCGCTGGCAAAGATAGGGCCATGTGAGGAAGTGTGACCTCGGTGGGGTAAAAGTGCAGTAAGCCAGGGTATAGTTTTTATGTGATGCTAAGATGCTCCTCAGAAGCTGCTCATGCCTCTGAAGCACCTCTGTTAAGAGATAAACATTCTCCAGCATGGCAACTACAGTCAACACAAAGGACTTCCCTCTCAACAGTCATTTCTTGGCTATGACTTTAACCATGTTTGATGGCCAGAAAAAGAGTCAGAAGACTGACTTGTTTCATGTAGGGCGGAGTTGGCAGAAAGCTGACACTGTTGATCATATGGTTTAAGGGTAACCATCACATTGTATCACAGGCAGCCGTTCTGTatcatttctttctggaaaggtGAATAGCCTTCTCTCATCCAGCCCACCCTTTTGTCTTACAGAGCCACCAGAGCAGGTGATTCTGGAGCTGCAGCCTTCATGGGTAGCCATGGGTGAAGCCTTGACAGTGAAGTGCCATGTGCCCAGGGTGGTGCCCCTGGAGAACCTCAGCCTTACCCTTCTCCAGGGTAACCAGGAACTGCATAGAAAGAACTTTTTGAGCTTGGCTGTGGCCTCCCAAAGAGCTGAGGTCACCATCAATGTCAAAGCCCAAAGGGAAGATGACAGGTGTAATTTCTCATGCCGTGCAGAACTGGACTTGAGTTCACATGGTGGAGGACTCTTTCACAGTAGTTCAGACATCAAGGTACTTCGGATCTTTGGTGAGTCAACAGGTGTGGAAGGATCCTGAGGCTCATTTTCCTTGTCTTACCTTGGCCTTTGGGACTAAGTTCCCACAAAATTTGAGATGGGGTTGTGAAGGTAATTGCGCTCTACCTCTATGTGGGTCTTAAACTTACCCTGCGGACAGAGTGCTTTTAGCCGCACTCCCTTCCTACTTTGCGGGGCCCCACATAGCACATGATTTATCatggcttttctcctttctttccttttttttcatttcttggcAGAATTCTCTCAGAGCCCCCAAATCTGGGTCTCCCCACTTTTGGAGATTGGGATGGCAGAGACTGTAAGCTGTGAGTTGTCTAGGGTGTTCCCAGCCAGAGAGGTCATGTTCCACATGTTCCTGGGAGACCAGGAGCTGAGCCCCTTTGTCTCCTGGAAAGGAGACACAGCATGGGCCAATGCCACCGTTCGGGCCATGGAGACTGGTGATCAGGAGCTGTCTTGCCTTGTATCTCTGGGtccaatggaacagaaaacaaGAGAGCCAGTGCACGTCTATAGTAAGTGACCTGCCTCTTCCATTCCTCACAGGGGTTCTCTGCCACTGAAATCTTCCACAGTAAAGTCTTGGTGATTCAACAGCAAATATCCCTACTAACCTTTCCTAGGTACACTCTCAAGTGAGTTTTCTCTGATGCACGCATTGAGACAGTAGTTCTATTCAGCCTTCACCCTGTTTCCTTAGGCCAGCCTACTTACAGAGTGATTGTGGGTCCTTCAGCTTGTTTCTAGAACAACTTTCTGAGGTAAAGAGGAAAAATCTGTAAGATGAAAAGCCATCTTACCATCCTTGTCACAGAGGCATAGCCAAATGTATGCACACTGCGTCTGTTTTAAGAAGAGCTTTCAAATTCCCAAATCTCATTGCTCCTGCCATTCAGCACAGAGGCAGGAGGGTGTCTAAAGTCTCCCATCTTGTCTGCCTAGATACCATTCCTTTAGCAGCAACAGTCCGGGAGTGGCCGTGAGTTTTGAGAAATACGTttgattctcttttcctttttataggcTTCCCTCCACCAATCCTGGAGATAGAAGAATTATACCCATTGGCAGGGAGAGACATTAATGTGACCTGTACGGGGCATGTATTAACATCACCCAGCCCTACTCTACGGCTGAAGGGAGCCCCAGAcgcccctgcccctggggagACTGCCTGGCTTTTACTTACCACCAGGGAGGAA
Protein-coding regions in this window:
- the LOC116578279 gene encoding intercellular adhesion molecule 5 isoform X2, which codes for MVNCSTTCPDPGPSGIETFLKKTQVDKGPQWKEFLLEDVTENSVLQCFFSCAGIQKDTSLGITVYQPPEQVILELQPSWVAMGEALTVKCHVPRVVPLENLSLTLLQGNQELHRKNFLSLAVASQRAEVTINVKAQREDDRCNFSCRAELDLSSHGGGLFHSSSDIKVLRIFEFSQSPQIWVSPLLEIGMAETVSCELSRVFPAREVMFHMFLGDQELSPFVSWKGDTAWANATVRAMETGDQELSCLVSLGPMEQKTREPVHVYSFPPPILEIEELYPLAGRDINVTCTGHVLTSPSPTLRLKGAPDAPAPGETAWLLLTTREEDNGRNFSCEASLEVQGQRLIKTTAMQLHVLYKPRLEESDCPGNQTWVKGTEQMLTCVPKGNPTPTLVCTWNGVIFNLDVPQKATQNHTGTYCCTATNQLGSVSKDIAVLVQGLDKGISSTIFIIIIVALGVGVVTIALYLNYKPCKIERRKLPYRQKEKNNEEESQFAVQRGEKCNAHNC